A region of Thermococcus argininiproducens DNA encodes the following proteins:
- a CDS encoding tRNA-guanine transglycosylase gives MKLNLPFLWLTQTANGVPEPWKYFDVEGIMLNAYEILKKPKIREKMEKYKIHRYLEFKGYITIDSGGFLFMKHNEVPLSPIELVEFYERLKPNFAVTLDHPIFPTLPKTIVRKRQEKSLENVKIMVETKGTRNPVLVPVIHGYDKSSLKWYISQLEKIGEFDIYGVGSLVPLARNTKGVKGGLYKIIDVIMAIKGIIPERKIHVFGVGSSLTMHLMFLAGADSVDSSSWRSKAAFGAIQLPGIGDRYITGKQKSKRYRNLSPEEIEIFNKYTCPICKEYGIKGLKEKFTLRAIHNAWIYQREIQKIREKMEEGSYEEYVKSILKNKPPYKLVLRYIYEKKKQKTLPVL, from the coding sequence ATGAAACTTAATCTTCCATTTCTTTGGTTGACACAAACAGCCAATGGTGTTCCAGAACCTTGGAAGTATTTCGATGTTGAGGGAATAATGTTAAATGCTTATGAAATCTTAAAAAAGCCTAAAATTAGAGAAAAAATGGAAAAATATAAAATCCATAGATACCTAGAGTTTAAGGGTTACATAACTATAGATTCTGGCGGGTTTCTGTTTATGAAGCATAACGAAGTTCCTCTCTCCCCAATAGAGCTTGTAGAATTTTATGAACGCCTTAAACCAAATTTTGCAGTAACTTTAGACCATCCAATTTTTCCAACTCTACCAAAAACAATAGTTAGAAAAAGACAAGAAAAAAGTCTAGAAAATGTAAAAATAATGGTAGAAACAAAGGGTACGAGGAATCCAGTTTTGGTACCTGTGATTCACGGATATGATAAGTCGTCATTAAAATGGTATATTAGTCAACTTGAAAAAATAGGAGAGTTTGATATTTACGGTGTGGGTAGTTTAGTCCCGCTAGCTAGAAACACAAAGGGTGTAAAAGGAGGTCTTTACAAGATTATTGATGTAATTATGGCAATAAAGGGAATTATCCCAGAAAGAAAAATTCATGTTTTTGGAGTTGGAAGCTCTTTAACAATGCATTTAATGTTTCTAGCTGGAGCAGATTCAGTTGATAGTTCTTCATGGAGATCAAAAGCAGCATTTGGAGCAATCCAATTACCCGGCATTGGAGATCGATACATCACAGGAAAACAAAAAAGTAAGAGATATCGGAATCTCTCTCCCGAAGAAATAGAAATATTTAACAAATACACTTGTCCTATTTGTAAAGAATATGGCATCAAAGGATTAAAAGAAAAATTCACCCTACGAGCAATTCACAATGCTTGGATATATCAAAGAGAAATTCAAAAAATAAGAGAAAAAATGGAAGAGGGATCCTATGAGGAATATGTTAAGAGTATTCTTAAAAATAAACCCCCTTATAAACTAGTTCTGCGATATATCTACGAAAAGAAAAAACAAAAAACGTTGCCAGTATTATAA
- a CDS encoding DUF5591 domain-containing protein — protein MKSRQSTKKEELYLTLSKKKGKNVQILPELCAYTPREVYNLLLTSERIKNWFKIVGNHYYPNSSKKILLLYPCSTIKPFWESRSYKALFETLKEFSEYRNYIHLVTISEPFGLIPEDFYGKKGDGYNWDDEWYDVPGLFEWWVKRHGLSYEKEYLDKSIEIIAKNVAQYLKKTKDIYKVRIAFVRTYSSSLTKKDDHTHCRMIELASKISGVKVKILPPKNLVKKIVSTHGRFAWDMYGVAHPEAQEYLRQYLKRAIKRVILNET, from the coding sequence ATGAAATCACGACAAAGTACAAAGAAAGAAGAGCTTTATCTTACACTTTCTAAAAAGAAGGGAAAGAACGTACAGATACTTCCAGAATTATGTGCATATACACCTAGAGAAGTTTATAATCTTTTATTAACGAGTGAAAGGATTAAAAATTGGTTTAAGATTGTAGGAAACCACTACTATCCAAATTCATCCAAAAAGATCTTATTACTTTATCCTTGCTCTACAATAAAGCCATTTTGGGAATCCCGATCATATAAGGCATTATTTGAAACATTGAAAGAATTCTCAGAATATAGGAATTATATTCACTTAGTCACAATATCTGAGCCATTTGGTCTTATCCCTGAAGATTTCTATGGAAAAAAAGGAGACGGATACAACTGGGATGATGAATGGTACGACGTGCCAGGATTATTTGAGTGGTGGGTTAAACGTCACGGATTATCTTATGAAAAAGAATACTTGGATAAAAGCATTGAAATTATTGCTAAAAATGTAGCACAGTATTTAAAAAAGACCAAAGATATCTACAAAGTAAGAATAGCATTTGTTAGGACGTATTCTTCAAGTCTAACGAAAAAGGATGATCATACTCATTGCAGAATGATAGAATTAGCATCTAAAATCTCAGGAGTTAAAGTAAAAATTCTTCCTCCAAAGAACCTTGTGAAAAAGATTGTCAGCACTCATGGAAGATTTGCTTGGGACATGTATGGAGTTGCACATCCAGAAGCTCAGGAGTATTTGAGGCAATATCTTAAGAGGGCAATAAAGAGGGTGATACTCAATGAAACTTAA
- a CDS encoding DNA double-strand break repair nuclease NurA has translation MEELYKQILEKKKQLEFRLTEGEILVQLIQRAKELSSESKRLFDKLDENSKKLLAQQDLVFSIEKEFSPPRLSMATGIDGSFQVVGGLGGKWYVPLSSVTIYFEDYLSKKPTIKYFATIETIEAIDESQAKKYASYLMLGLETDEIDKFVSKTPESSYIFLDGPIVDPPVMSENPYLDPSHYTEVRVDAIKNGIIHGHILVGCMKRIRDRQFVYYLEKIFDTNLSIFHNDLYLVGSLFKQYRTQNNFYGPLYTEPFVQDKINTDDMYRKYYQKGIHIYSFFYQKDAFSSILRVDIAQLDNKINKREFTDLLNALTFWILPGHGLPLPALLAHEKCTIKEGCAQVLYDEILTKESTENPLFKLWIR, from the coding sequence ATGGAAGAGCTTTATAAACAAATATTAGAAAAAAAGAAGCAATTAGAATTTAGATTAACTGAGGGCGAGATACTAGTTCAATTAATCCAAAGAGCCAAAGAGTTAAGTTCCGAAAGTAAAAGGTTATTTGACAAGTTAGATGAAAACTCCAAGAAACTTCTTGCTCAGCAAGACTTGGTCTTCTCAATAGAAAAAGAATTTTCGCCTCCAAGGTTATCTATGGCTACAGGGATAGATGGTAGTTTTCAAGTTGTCGGAGGATTAGGAGGTAAATGGTATGTTCCTCTGAGTTCAGTCACAATATACTTTGAAGATTATCTATCGAAAAAACCCACGATCAAATATTTCGCAACAATTGAAACAATAGAAGCTATTGATGAATCTCAAGCAAAGAAATACGCTTCGTATCTTATGTTGGGGTTAGAAACCGATGAAATTGACAAATTTGTCTCTAAAACCCCCGAGAGTTCGTACATATTTTTAGATGGGCCTATAGTGGATCCTCCGGTAATGAGTGAAAATCCATATTTAGATCCAAGTCATTACACAGAAGTCAGAGTAGATGCTATAAAAAACGGGATAATACATGGACATATTTTAGTAGGATGCATGAAAAGAATACGAGACAGACAGTTTGTTTATTACTTAGAAAAGATATTTGACACAAATTTAAGCATTTTTCATAATGACTTATATCTCGTAGGGAGTCTTTTCAAACAATATAGAACACAGAATAATTTTTATGGTCCTTTATATACTGAGCCGTTTGTACAAGATAAAATCAATACAGATGATATGTATAGAAAATACTATCAGAAAGGAATCCATATATACTCCTTCTTTTATCAAAAGGACGCATTTTCTTCGATTCTTAGAGTGGATATAGCCCAATTAGACAATAAAATCAACAAGAGAGAATTTACTGATTTGTTAAATGCTTTGACATTTTGGATATTGCCTGGACATGGGTTACCATTACCGGCCTTGCTAGCACATGAAAAATGCACAATAAAGGAGGGATGTGCTCAAGTTTTGTATGATGAGATATTAACCAAGGAGTCAACGGAAAATCCATTATTCAAATTATGGATAAGATAG
- a CDS encoding ATP-binding protein, with protein MSENNVSHLRIGFVLSGSTTSTAKIQLTQEGEERVFEGMLVVISSKRRKIEYLGRIDSIKPVNEFYREGDPWSEARKKGIPLDAIGDVGRSYVLSEVSLLGTLGNSGLRDVRYPPEPGDKVYMINDGEGYEKKIFGIERGESGYIWYGNIIGYKQIALPLNIENITMHLGIFGVTGSGKSYGLGYLLELLSKIPYVLPDSSTTYLALPTIVIDANGDYLDYHEHFLDSGLIGIGKFRNIYRMVFRKSKALGRPFTKGITIDLDVFNTRELAEFIISYKTAGKEINELQVAGLELALKELEYDSFTNLFTENFENLKYKLDELSTGRDAPIHSSTRRAIASALEKFKSDVIERDKLVTKSPQINVEFIEQITKEPSLVIFDFSAEGAPGVSPLEKQLVIAYLSRLLYNKFTEYKNRGEDRYLLFIIEECQNYIPNTSNYPVHATLTRDYLSLIATQGRKFGICLGLVSQRPAFVDPVVVSMLNTYIIHRVSPDDATYIRKISGGLPKSLENRLTTLERGKAIVVGQMNPLGYPVLVEVGRRSIEHKMGKTNVMDGLYTLFKSK; from the coding sequence ATGAGTGAAAACAATGTTTCTCACCTTCGTATTGGATTTGTTCTGAGTGGTTCTACAACATCAACTGCAAAAATCCAACTTACCCAAGAAGGTGAAGAAAGGGTTTTTGAAGGTATGTTAGTGGTTATAAGTTCTAAAAGACGAAAAATAGAATATTTAGGTAGAATAGACTCGATAAAACCAGTAAATGAATTTTACAGAGAAGGAGATCCTTGGAGTGAAGCTCGAAAAAAAGGCATTCCTTTGGATGCCATTGGAGATGTTGGCAGGTCTTACGTATTATCTGAAGTGTCTTTACTAGGGACATTAGGCAACTCAGGGTTAAGAGATGTCAGGTACCCTCCTGAACCAGGTGATAAAGTTTACATGATCAACGATGGGGAAGGATATGAGAAAAAGATATTTGGAATTGAAAGAGGAGAAAGTGGCTATATCTGGTATGGTAATATAATTGGATATAAACAAATTGCGTTACCGCTAAACATTGAGAATATAACTATGCATTTGGGCATCTTTGGAGTAACAGGTTCTGGCAAATCATATGGATTAGGATATCTTCTAGAGCTCTTATCTAAAATTCCGTATGTTCTCCCAGATTCGTCAACTACATATTTAGCATTACCCACCATTGTTATTGATGCTAATGGGGATTATTTAGATTATCATGAGCACTTTTTAGATTCTGGTCTCATAGGGATAGGAAAATTTAGAAATATTTACCGAATGGTATTCCGAAAATCAAAGGCCCTTGGAAGGCCGTTTACAAAAGGGATAACTATTGATCTAGATGTTTTTAATACAAGAGAATTAGCTGAGTTTATAATTTCTTATAAAACCGCAGGAAAAGAAATAAATGAATTACAAGTGGCAGGATTAGAATTGGCATTAAAGGAACTCGAATATGATTCATTTACAAATTTGTTCACTGAGAACTTTGAAAATCTCAAATATAAGTTAGACGAACTTTCTACTGGAAGAGATGCACCGATTCATTCGTCTACTAGAAGAGCAATCGCTTCCGCATTAGAGAAATTTAAATCAGATGTAATTGAAAGGGACAAGCTCGTAACTAAATCTCCGCAGATTAATGTGGAATTTATAGAACAAATAACTAAAGAACCTTCCTTGGTAATTTTTGATTTTTCGGCAGAAGGAGCACCAGGAGTTTCACCTTTGGAAAAACAACTAGTCATAGCTTATCTCTCGAGGCTATTGTACAACAAGTTCACTGAGTACAAAAATAGGGGTGAAGATAGATATTTACTGTTTATTATTGAAGAATGCCAGAATTATATTCCTAATACAAGCAACTATCCTGTTCATGCGACTTTAACTAGGGATTATTTATCCTTAATAGCTACCCAAGGAAGAAAATTTGGGATATGTTTAGGATTAGTATCACAAAGACCTGCTTTCGTCGATCCAGTTGTTGTCTCAATGTTGAACACTTATATCATTCATAGAGTGTCTCCGGATGATGCCACATACATCCGAAAAATAAGTGGAGGGCTTCCTAAAAGTTTGGAGAATCGATTAACAACACTAGAACGCGGGAAGGCCATAGTGGTCGGACAAATGAATCCTCTTGGTTATCCTGTCTTAGTTGAAGTTGGAAGAAGGAGTATTGAACATAAGATGGGCAAAACTAACGTAATGGATGGGTTATACACATTGTTTAAGTCTAAATGA
- a CDS encoding Holliday junction resolvase-like protein, with product MPEIMWIIIGILMVLVFILWYKYSELKGQIESRARELFEYWKSKELETQKQVLEDGIRKKYEAELQRWKQEEEKRIREDAIKKSKAVIMGQVTEHLIPYFPDFKYNPKDARFIGTPVDFVVFDGLSDGEMKRIVFVEVKTGKSGSLTSREKQVREVVEKREVYWEKIHYKPNTIEINNDMNGRE from the coding sequence ATGCCTGAAATTATGTGGATTATAATTGGAATCTTGATGGTTTTAGTATTTATATTGTGGTACAAGTACTCTGAACTAAAAGGACAAATAGAGAGTAGAGCACGAGAGCTTTTTGAATACTGGAAGAGCAAAGAATTAGAAACTCAAAAACAAGTTCTGGAAGATGGGATTAGGAAAAAATACGAGGCAGAATTGCAAAGATGGAAACAAGAGGAGGAGAAGAGGATTAGAGAAGACGCAATCAAAAAGAGCAAGGCGGTTATAATGGGACAAGTTACGGAACACTTAATTCCCTACTTTCCAGATTTTAAGTATAACCCCAAAGATGCAAGATTTATTGGAACGCCTGTTGATTTTGTAGTCTTTGATGGACTAAGCGATGGAGAGATGAAGAGGATTGTTTTTGTTGAAGTAAAAACAGGGAAATCTGGAAGTCTAACAAGTAGAGAGAAACAAGTTAGAGAAGTAGTTGAAAAAAGAGAAGTCTATTGGGAAAAAATCCATTATAAACCAAATACGATAGAAATAAATAACGATATGAATGGAAGGGAATAG
- a CDS encoding coiled-coil domain-containing protein encodes MKEIKKILGIISILFFVSAIVIISGCTNTTSPTAVTKTFTETKTETKTETNTELQSQVESLLEQVQKLEEEKKNLTFQISELETEINELKKVIDEKNTVISAMNKTLLEKEEELRSLKNIREMHNATINGYTYFKSGMSLMMAGTLYLNDALHLTENGEFEKAKNFVRNATEYFQKARENFIQAKEYFERGKQYANLSEDIRRIGTMSILSSELANDMESYLTACSNLETALDKFIEGDYYNGQSYFEKAVEFILELKEGWN; translated from the coding sequence ATGAAGGAAATAAAAAAGATTCTTGGGATTATTTCTATTTTGTTTTTTGTAAGTGCAATAGTTATTATAAGTGGATGTACGAACACTACATCTCCAACAGCAGTGACAAAGACCTTTACAGAGACCAAGACTGAAACAAAAACCGAGACAAATACAGAACTGCAATCTCAAGTGGAGTCTCTTCTAGAACAAGTGCAAAAACTTGAAGAAGAGAAGAAAAACTTAACGTTCCAAATAAGTGAGCTCGAAACGGAAATTAATGAGTTGAAGAAAGTTATAGATGAGAAAAACACAGTGATAAGTGCAATGAATAAAACATTGTTAGAAAAAGAAGAAGAGTTACGGAGTTTAAAGAATATTAGAGAAATGCATAATGCTACTATTAATGGATATACATACTTTAAATCCGGAATGTCCTTAATGATGGCTGGAACATTGTATCTTAATGATGCATTACATTTAACAGAAAATGGAGAATTCGAAAAAGCGAAAAACTTTGTCAGAAATGCGACGGAATATTTCCAAAAAGCAAGGGAAAATTTCATACAAGCTAAGGAATACTTTGAAAGGGGGAAACAATATGCCAATCTCTCAGAGGATATAAGGAGAATAGGCACAATGAGTATATTATCAAGCGAATTAGCAAATGATATGGAAAGTTATCTTACAGCCTGCAGTAATTTAGAAACTGCATTGGATAAGTTTATTGAAGGAGATTACTATAATGGCCAGTCATATTTTGAGAAAGCTGTTGAATTTATTCTTGAATTAAAGGAGGGATGGAATTGA